Genomic segment of Citrus sinensis cultivar Valencia sweet orange chromosome 7, DVS_A1.0, whole genome shotgun sequence:
TGATAAGATGAAGGTGGCAAAAGGAAGAAGGCCTGATGAGAACATCAAGAGTTTTCAACAGCTGATTAGAGAAAACTACCCTCATCATCCCCCTTGGATCATGACTAGCAGTGTCACTGGTTTGGGAAGAGATGAGCTTCTTTTGCATATGTCACAGCTTCGGAACTACTGGGATCAATAGTAGCAGAGTCAACCCTCATGTAACTGAATTTGAAATAGTACATGAACACATAGGTTTTCTATCTGAATTGCCTTTTATTTCTCCTGTTTCCCTGATTTCAAGGCAAATTCATGAACTTGTTTGAATCCTACCAAAATGCGGAAAATGACTTGTACAGTGATTCTgagtatatataaatatagatGAACCATATTTTATGGCTTACAGTATTATTCTTATTCCATATGCTTTCTAGGGCCCAATATTCTGTGGGTTTTGGAGATTTATGAATCTGCAGATTAATCATGCTGCAAgcaaaactgaaaattttagTCAATAAAGTAACTCCTTGGACCATATCATAGTCATCGGCaaatacaaagaaattaaatgcaTTGTCTCAGGTCAAGTCTACTACTTTTTCCAGTTTTACTACACGTCCAAGCAGGAATTGTGCAATAGATATTTCAGGGCAGACAAATCTTCAATGTTGattattaagttttttgtACTTGCTAATTGTAGTGTGAATGTCTGTGATGGTATGTCGGGTCAGGTTATTAGCAGTATGGATGTGGGATGGTGGCGTTACAGCCACAGGTGTATGGAGTTGTGTTTTTGGTGTTCCTAAAAATACGTTTAATACTTTATCGGTTGAGGGATTCATAAATGGATTGGTTGctagttgtttattttgttggtGTATTGGAGATATTGATTATTACATTAATGAGCGTAGTTGGTAGATTGGTATATTGGAgatttgctttattttatacatacagaataattaattatcatgtcGAAAGTATCCAAGACAATTGTATATGTCTACCTCACAAGTTTCAAGATGAAAATCCCGATGCTTAAGGTGACGAATTTACCACCTTCATCCTTTGAGGCTCGGATATGAATAGTAAGCAGCTAAAGGAACAAGACGGTGACCACAATAAACGAAGATCCCGTTTAGCACCGTAACTTTTTAAGCTACAAATGCTATATGAGAAAAGGTTGTGGATATAAAAtagacataaaataaaaattaatgtagtTAATATAAGTTTtgagtaataatttttaaaaatagcaaAGATAATAAGACAccataagttttttttttttaatcttacaagtatagaattaaattaaattaacttttaagtcACAATAGGGACGGTAGTATTTaccaaaatttttcatatattttaatgttataacttaaaaagtaAGAGATCATGTGACTTAGTGACagtagtatttttgaaaatttaccaaatattttaatgttatagcattaaaaaaaagaaaaaaaagatagcaTGTAATTTAGTACATGTTTGGTATGACTTATCTAATGgtcataagtgcttatttaatctcataagctatcaaaattttgttgttatttggttgattttttagtagagtttttgaaatttaaataagttattttacctCTATaagaaaaaactcaaattttgggtttttaGAAGttgaagtttaattttttttttaaatgttagaATACCTAATATATCCTCcacttatttgacaatcttattttattctttttataatataattttaaaaaacttacctattaaagtaattttataatttttaataaaagctatCATTGATaaccaaacaattaaaatcttttggGTAAAAGctttatttgtaaaaactctactaataaaagctatatttaaataaactttactCGAAAAGTTGCACCAAACATAGCCTTAGTGTCTGATTAGTATGAGTTATTAAATGGTTATAATTGTCTATTTAATCctgtaaattctttttaaatttcacgttgttatttgtttgttttttaagtatagcttttgaaaattaaataagttattttccttttactagcaaaagctcaaattttcaGTTGAGATtgaaaagctcaaattttaacattttatgaGGATAGGTTGaaaacctttttttaaaaatattataatttctaaaatcttatttacttatttgacaattttatttgattctttCATAAAGTAACTTTGAGAAActtgttaattaaaataattttacaattctaATAAAAGTTGTTATTAGCAATCaaacaactatttttttttttagtggagctattggcacccctcttACATCTTATAAAAACCTTGCTATTAAGCGTAccccatttaataatattagaaaattcaTCATAACTATTAACACCctctttaattcaaaaaatatcattatttcagttattctaaataactttctctctcttaaaatttgaaatacagGTATCTTGTTTCTCGTTCTCTTTCCATCAGTCTTCtcatctttaatttcaatcaaatgtacattttaatttagagtTTAAAACTAATCCTTAAGGAAATGATTGACTTATaagaaaactattaaaaaagagagaaagagagagattgtTCTTGATGTTTATGCACTGACAATTGGGTAATCATGATTCATGAGGTGTtgcaaataaaacatttttgcTTCTGTGGCAGTTATTGTCGTGTAAACTAGGATAACCTACAAGTTTAcaattttcaactttaattGATGTGTTTCTTTCCTTCTTAATTcctttctttaataaaattaaattcatcaggactacaacaaaaaatgaataatagaACAAATTCATCTCAAAATTCTTAAAGCCAAACTCTTATTTTTGGATGTCCATGAACCAATTTCTCAAGAGTGAATTGTAGATATCCTTACAAAATTTGTATGTATTTGACTTCAAAAAACTTTTTGTTGGTTGCTAATTCTTAAGCTATTTGTATTCATCCGATCTTGAAATTAGCAAGAGATTATAATAATACAGTAGCATAACAGGATTGATGATGAATACAAAAGTGTTGgccgaaaaaagaaaaggtaaatTTTGCAAGAGTGGTGTAAAGAATTGGTGgaaagagaaataataataggtttaattttttttaaatgtcctttaatgtaattttatcttGAAGGTGTTTAATTAGAACAATAAAGGGGTGCTAATAgctcaactctttttttttttttttgatgaaaactttgcttattttataatcttatttcatCCCTTTCATAATAACTTTAGAAAACTTTCTCTTATTAACAACtagacaaagaaaaattttttaGTGAAAACTTTACTTGTAAAggtttttctaataaaatatctaattaaaaaaaattatttgaaaagttataaCAAACGGAGTCTTACATAAGGAGATTAATTtctaaagttaattttttttggtatattaAACCATCTGATATTCGAAAATCACATTAGGGCTCGACTAATCCAGATTCGAGCCGGATAGGACCACTAGGGCGGTAAAACTCTCCCAATAAGTATTTAATACAGCTGCATTCCCAAGTCTCGAACCGAAAACCTTAGTTAAGATAGAACAACCCTTTACCAGCTGATCTACGCGCTTGTTGGTCTAAAGCTACTTCTTAATTATCTGTTTGGCCTCATgcaactctctctctctctctccatgttttatatacatacatacatacaataattattgaaaatgaagCAATAATTCAAAAGTCATAATTTCGAACATAATgctgaataaattaaaagttgtgAAGTCAATACAATCCAATGTTGTCTTGCACAAATTGATCGAGGTGACGGAGATCAACCACTTTTATTGTaggaagtaaaaaagaaaagaaaaaagaaatgaaatccCGAAGGGGATCTGAAACTAAAGAACTACTCTCAGCTACAAAGTGGAAAGACTTGCAGGACTCAGGAGAGGATAAGAAAACCAATTATAAGAGGATGGCGACAAGCTCAGCCCCAGTGAATTGGATGCTATTCCACAATCTGATAACTTCTGAGGTTTGGCATCCGATGATGATACTTCTGACATCAAATCCTTGTACAAAGCAGAGAATGGAGACTTCGCTGGTGAAGGAAGCAGCTGTTGGGGTGCAAACTCTCCaccacaaaatgaaaatgggcTTCGGGAACTGGAAACATTAATCGGTGGGGGTGCCACGCTTTTCAGGCGCTGAGACTGCGGCTGCTGGCTCTCACTCTCATTCTCATATGCACATGCACCTGTCAGCTTCTGTACCAAGTCCCTGAAGTTTACAGGATCCACTTTGTACACTTTTGGTCGTGTCGGTGGCAGCGGTGCTATTGGCTTCTTCACTGTCTTTAACGGGGATTTACGAACCGAATGAAGCGACGATTGATAAGAAGAGTTTGCTGTTGTTACCGCTTTCACACCCCTAATTGCTTCTTCTTTGTTCCCGATCATGTATGCTGCTGCTGTTGATGAAGACGAAGTATGAGCTTCCATGTTAGtaattaataagtaaatatgaGCATATGCATGTGATTCCTAATGGACTTGGACTTTGTTTATATAGAAACAGCTAACGCAGAGATATTAATGCAACCGTTGAGAAGGCAAGGCAacccataaatttaaatatcagttttttttatttttaattaaaaattgagaCCGGCCGCCACAGAGGTGACTGCTGACATGGTACAACAGCGTAGTCAAAGTGCTCAATTTTTGACCAATTTTGTTGatgaacaataaaaaatagggTCCCATCCGGATTATTACCCTATAGTCGCCACAGCTAGTGCGCTTCATTATTAATTCGTATTCCCTTCGGTCATCGCTTTGGTAATGCGTGCAGGTGCTATAGCCGCCTCCTAACAGCGACACAATCCAACTCATGCAATTTATGATAAATGTCACAACTCGTTGTGGGCCCTTTGACCGAGCAAACGCAACTGAACGTTAATTAGCTACCAGATTTCATTATTACGATAACAAAAACCATTTTCTATTTGCTTCCCATTGCAGTGCATGCAAaacctt
This window contains:
- the LOC102630285 gene encoding VQ motif-containing protein 9 — its product is MEAHTSSSSTAAAYMIGNKEEAIRGVKAVTTANSSYQSSLHSVRKSPLKTVKKPIAPLPPTRPKVYKVDPVNFRDLVQKLTGACAYENESESQQPQSQRLKSVAPPPINVSSSRSPFSFCGGEFAPQQLLPSPAKSPFSALYKDLMSEVSSSDAKPQKLSDCGIASNSLGLSLSPSSYNWFSYPLLSPASLSTL